From the genome of Syngnathus acus chromosome 24, fSynAcu1.2, whole genome shotgun sequence, one region includes:
- the LOC119117615 gene encoding unconventional myosin-VI-like isoform X1, with protein sequence MEDGKPVWAPHPADGFQLATIVDIGADSLTLQPLKRDAKTLVAAVSQVFPAEDDADKHVEDNCSLMYLNEATLLNNVRVRYSKDKIYTFVANILIAVNPYYDIPKLYSPETIQQYRGRSLGTLPPHVYAIADKAYRDMRVLKMSQSIIVSGESGAGKTENTKFVLRYLTSSYGTGQDIDERIVEANPLLEAFGNAKTVRNNNSSRFGKFVEIHFNEKNAVVGGFVSHYLLEKSRICRQSTEERNYHIFYRLCAGAPDDIRLKFHLSSPDTFRYLNRGCTRFFASKETDKQIPDNRKSSEHVKAGPLKDPLLDDHGDFQRMLVAMKKIGLDDVEKLDLFRVVAGVLHLGNVDFEEAGNTSGGCSIKKQSDPPLQHCAELLGLDQLELRGSLTSRVMLTTAGGAKGTVIKVPLKVEQANNARDALAKAVYSRLFDHVVTRVNRCFPFQSSANFIGVLDIAGFEYFEHNSFEQFCINYCNEKLQQFFNERILKEEQELYQREGLGVNEVHYVDNQDCIDLVEAKMLGILDILDEENRLPQPSDQHFADTVHNKHKNHFRLTVPRKSKLAVHRNVRDDEGFIIRHFAGAVCYETNKFVEKNNDALHTSLECLLSESSDRFIRELFDNANDAKQRAGKLGFISVGNKFKTQLNILLDKLRSTGSSFIRCIKPNLKMISHQFEGAQILSQLQCSGMVSVLDLMQGGFPSRAPFHELYNMYKKYMPPKLTRLDPRLFCKALFKALGLNEKDYKFGLTRVFFRPGKFAEFDQIMKSDPDHLAELVRRVNTWIIHSRWKKVQWCALSVIKLKNKLLYRRRACIVMQKTVRMWLCKKKHKPRIDGLVKVRHLRKRMERFNEVVAGLKEGKEEMSAQVERLDADICALMLKIKATEMRRVDIEHDYQALVVRSEQLLSALQNKKKEEEERERLRRIQEEMERERKRREEEERRRQEEEDERRAKAEMEMKRKQEEEERKRREEEHKSLQLQMEQQLEADREEEISRQAVLEQERRDRELALRIAQSEAELIPDDSQNDAALRSTESSHSSSPERAAPSAGPKVPNLSMEEMAKEMSELLARGPQVQASKAAGAANGKYQLSKWKYAELRDAINTSCDIELLAACREEFHRRLKVYHAWKSKNKKRNADTEQRAPKSVTDYGGALSVIKGRKSQRNPAPSVPARQYEVSPDRQQRFFRIPFIRPGDQYKDPQGKKKGWWYAHFDGPWIARQMELHPDKHPILLVAGKDDMEMCELSLDETGLSRKRGAEILPRQFEEIWERCGGVQYLRSAIQNRQARPTYATAMLQATFK encoded by the exons ATGGAGGACGGCAAACCTGTGTGGGCGCCGCACCCGGCCGACGGCTTCCAGCTGGCGACCATCGTGGACATCGGCGCCGACAGCCTCACCCTGCAGCCCCTCAAGCGCGATGCCAAG ACGTTGGTGGCTGCCGTCAGTCAAGTGTTCCCTGCCGAGGATGACGCGGACAAGCACGTGGAGGACAACT GTTCCTTGATGTACCTCAACGAAGCCACGCTGCTCAACAACGTGCGCGTCAGATACAGCAAAGACAAAATCTAC ACCTTCGTAGCCAACATCTTGATCGCCGTCAACCCGTACTACGACATCCCCAAGCTCTACTCGCCGGAGACCATCCAGCAGTACCGCGGACGCTCGCTGGGGACGCTCCCGCCGCACGTCTACGCCATCG CCGACAAGGCCTACAGGGACATGAGGGTTCTGAAGATGAGTCAGTCCATCATCGTCTCGGGAGAGTCCGGCGCCGGCAAGACGGAGAACACCAAGTTTGTGCTGAG GTACCTGACCTCGTCGTACGGGACGGGCCAGGACATCGACGAGAGGATCGTGGAGG CAAACCCCCTGTTGGAGGCCTTCGGCAACGCCAAGACCGTgcgcaacaacaacagcagccgCTTTGGCAAGTTTGTGGAGATACACTTCAATGAAAAG AACGCGGTGGTGGGCGGCTTCGTGTCGCACTACCTTCTGGAGAAGTCTCGCATCTGCCGCCAGAGCACCGAGGAGAGGAACTACCACATCTTCTACCGCCTGTGCGCCGGAGCGCCCGATGACATCCGGCTCAAGTTTCACCTCAGCTCGCCAGATACGTTCAGG TACCTGAACAGAGGGTGCACTCGCTTCTTTGCATCCAAGGAGACGGACAAGCAGATCCCGGACAACCGCAAAAGTTCAGAG CACGTGAAGGCGGGCCCGCTGAAGGATCCCCTGCTGGACGACCACGGCGACTTCCAGCGCATGCTGGTGGCCATGAAGAAGATCGGCCTGGATGACGTGGAGAAGTTGGACTTGTTCCGCGTGGTGGCCGGCGTGCTGCACCTAGGCAACGTTGACTTTGAGGAGGCGGGAAACACCTCGG GCGGCTGCAGCATCAAGAAGCAGTCGGACCCACCGCTGCAACACTGCGCCGAGCTGCTGGGTCTGGACCAGCTGGAGCTGCGAGGAAGCCTCACCTCCAGGGTCATGCTCACCACAGCAGGGGGCGCCAAAGGAACCGTCATCAA GGTTCCTCTGAAAGTGGAGCAGGCCAACAACGCTCGCGACGCCTTGGCCAAGGCCGTGTACAGCCGGCTCTTTGACCACGTGGTCACCAGGGTCAACCGCTGCTTCCCCTTCCAGTCGTCGGCCAACTTCATCGGCGTCTTGGACATCGCCGGCTTCG AGTACTTTGAGCACAACAGCTTTGAGCAGTTCTGCATCAACTACTGCAACGAGAAGCTGCAGCAGTTCTTCAACGAGCGCATTCTAAAAGAG GAGCAAGAGCTGTACCAGAGGGAGGGGCTGGGAGTCAACGAGGTTCACTACGTGGACAACCAGGACTGCATCG ACCTGGTGGAGGCCAAGATGCTGGGAATCCTGGATATCCTGGATGAGGAAAACCGACTCCCGCAGCCCAGCGACCAGCACTTTGCCGACACGGTGCACAACAAGCACAAGAACCACTTCCGCTTGACC GTACCGCGAAAGTCGAAGCTGGCCGTCCACAGGAACGTGAGGGACGACGAAGGCTTCATCATCAGACACTTTGCAGGAGCCGTCTGCTACGAGACG AACAAGTTTGTGGAGAAGAACAACGATGCTCTGCACACGTCGCTGGAATGTCTGCTGAGCGAGTCCAGCGACCGATTCATCCGAGAACTCTTTGACAATGCCAACGACGCCAAGCAGAGGGCCGGCAAACTGGGATTCATCAGCGTGGGCAACAAGTTCAAG ACTCAGCTGAACATTCTTCTGGACAAGCTGCGCAGTACG GGCTCCAGTTTCATCCGCTGCATCAAACCCAACTTGAAGATGATCAGTCACCAGTTTGAAGGCGCGCAGATCCTCTCCCAGCTGCAGTGCTCGG GTATGGTGTCCGTGCTGGACCTGATGCAGGGCGGCTTCCCCTCCAGGGCTCCTTTCCACGAACTCTACAACATGTACAAGAAGTACATGCCCCCCAAGCTGACCCGCCTGGACCCGCGCCTCTTCTGCAAG GCCTTGTTCAAAGCTTTGGGACTGAACGAGAAGGACTACAAGTTCGGCCTGACTCGAGTGTTCTTCCGACCCGGGAAG TTTGCCGAGTTTGACCAGATCATGAAGTCGGACCCGGATCACCTGGCGGAGTTGGTGCGGCGTGTCAACACCTGGATCATCCACAGTCGCTGGAAGAAGGTTCAGTGGTGCGCGCTGTCCGTCATCAAGC TGAAGAATAAGCTGTTGTACCGGCGCCGCGCGTGCATCGTCATGCAAAAGACGGTGCGCATGTGGCTCTGCAAGAAGAAGCACAAACCTCG GATCGACGGCCTGGTTAAGGTGCGCCATCTGAGGAAGAGGATGGAGCGCTTCAACGAAGTGGTGGCCGGACTcaaggagggcaaggaagagATGAGCGCTCAGGTTGAGCGGCTGGACGCCGACATTTGCGCCCTCATGCTCAAGATCAAG GCCACAGAGATGCGGCGCGTGGACATCGAGCACGACTACCAGGCCCTGGTGGTGCGCTCGGAGCAGCTGCTCAGCGCCTTGCAGaacaagaagaaggaggaggaagagcggGAGCGTTTGCGCCGCATCCAGGAGGAGATGGAaagggagaggaagaggagagaggaggaagagcgcCGCCgccaggaggaggaagacgagagACGCGC CAAAGCCGAGATGGAGATGAAGAGGaagcaggaagaggaggagaggaagaggagagaggAGGAGCACAAGAGCCTGCAG TTGCAAATGGAGCAGCAGCTGGAGGCGGACCGCGAGGAGGAAATCTCGCGGCAGGCGGTTCTGGAGCAGGAGAGGCGAGACCGAGAGTTGGCGCTGAGGATCGCGCAGAGCGAAGCTGAGCTCATTCCGGACGACTCGCAGAACGACGCCGCCCTCCGCAG CACCGAGTCGTCGCATTCGTCGTCTCCCGAACGAGCAGC cCCTTCTGCTGGGCCCAAAGTGCCGAATTTGAGCAT GGAGGAGATGGCCAAGGAAATGAGCGAGCTTCTGGCGAG AGGTCCTCAGGTTCAGGCCAGCAAAGCAGCCGGCGCCGCCAACGGCAAATATCAACTCAGCAAGTGGAAGTATGCCGAGCTCAGGGACGCCATCAACACATCCTGCG ACATCGAGCTGCTGGCGGCGTGCCGCGAGGAATTCCACCGCCGGCTGAAGGTCTAccacgcctggaagtccaaGAACAAAAAGAGGAACGCCGACACGGAGCAGCGGGCGCCCAAATCTGTCACCGACTACG GTGGCGCGCTGTCTGTGATAAAAGGTCGGAAGT CCCAGCGGAACCCGGCCCCCTCTGTACCAGCCCGCCAGTATGAGGTGTCTCCGGACCGGCAGCAGCGTTTCTTCCGCATTCCGTTCATCCGGCCGGGCGACCAGTACAAAGACCCGCAGGGCAAGAAGAAGGGCTGGTGGTACGCCCATTTTGACGGGCCCTGGATCGCCCGGCAGATGGAGCTGCACCCCGACAAGCACCCCATCCTGCTGGTGGCcg GCAAAGACGACATGGAGATGTGCGAGCTGAGTCTGGACGAGACGGGGCTGTCCCGCAAAAGGGGTGCCGAGATCCTGCCCCGCCAGTTTGAGGAGATCTGGGAGCGCTGCGGCGGCGTCCAGTACCTGCGCAGCGCCATCCAGAATCGGCAGGCACGGCCCACCTACGCCACGGCCATGCTGCAGGCCACTTTCAAGTGA
- the LOC119117615 gene encoding unconventional myosin-VI-like isoform X3 gives MEDGKPVWAPHPADGFQLATIVDIGADSLTLQPLKRDAKTLVAAVSQVFPAEDDADKHVEDNCSLMYLNEATLLNNVRVRYSKDKIYTFVANILIAVNPYYDIPKLYSPETIQQYRGRSLGTLPPHVYAIADKAYRDMRVLKMSQSIIVSGESGAGKTENTKFVLRYLTSSYGTGQDIDERIVEANPLLEAFGNAKTVRNNNSSRFGKFVEIHFNEKNAVVGGFVSHYLLEKSRICRQSTEERNYHIFYRLCAGAPDDIRLKFHLSSPDTFRYLNRGCTRFFASKETDKQIPDNRKSSEHVKAGPLKDPLLDDHGDFQRMLVAMKKIGLDDVEKLDLFRVVAGVLHLGNVDFEEAGNTSGGCSIKKQSDPPLQHCAELLGLDQLELRGSLTSRVMLTTAGGAKGTVIKVPLKVEQANNARDALAKAVYSRLFDHVVTRVNRCFPFQSSANFIGVLDIAGFEYFEHNSFEQFCINYCNEKLQQFFNERILKEEQELYQREGLGVNEVHYVDNQDCIDLVEAKMLGILDILDEENRLPQPSDQHFADTVHNKHKNHFRLTVPRKSKLAVHRNVRDDEGFIIRHFAGAVCYETNKFVEKNNDALHTSLECLLSESSDRFIRELFDNANDAKQRAGKLGFISVGNKFKTQLNILLDKLRSTGSSFIRCIKPNLKMISHQFEGAQILSQLQCSGMVSVLDLMQGGFPSRAPFHELYNMYKKYMPPKLTRLDPRLFCKALFKALGLNEKDYKFGLTRVFFRPGKFAEFDQIMKSDPDHLAELVRRVNTWIIHSRWKKVQWCALSVIKLKNKLLYRRRACIVMQKTVRMWLCKKKHKPRIDGLVKVRHLRKRMERFNEVVAGLKEGKEEMSAQVERLDADICALMLKIKATEMRRVDIEHDYQALVVRSEQLLSALQNKKKEEEERERLRRIQEEMERERKRREEEERRRQEEEDERRAKAEMEMKRKQEEEERKRREEEHKSLQLQMEQQLEADREEEISRQAVLEQERRDRELALRIAQSEAELIPDDSQNDAALRSTESSHSSSPERAAGPQVQASKAAGAANGKYQLSKWKYAELRDAINTSCDIELLAACREEFHRRLKVYHAWKSKNKKRNADTEQRAPKSVTDYGGALSVIKGRKSQRNPAPSVPARQYEVSPDRQQRFFRIPFIRPGDQYKDPQGKKKGWWYAHFDGPWIARQMELHPDKHPILLVAGKDDMEMCELSLDETGLSRKRGAEILPRQFEEIWERCGGVQYLRSAIQNRQARPTYATAMLQATFK, from the exons ATGGAGGACGGCAAACCTGTGTGGGCGCCGCACCCGGCCGACGGCTTCCAGCTGGCGACCATCGTGGACATCGGCGCCGACAGCCTCACCCTGCAGCCCCTCAAGCGCGATGCCAAG ACGTTGGTGGCTGCCGTCAGTCAAGTGTTCCCTGCCGAGGATGACGCGGACAAGCACGTGGAGGACAACT GTTCCTTGATGTACCTCAACGAAGCCACGCTGCTCAACAACGTGCGCGTCAGATACAGCAAAGACAAAATCTAC ACCTTCGTAGCCAACATCTTGATCGCCGTCAACCCGTACTACGACATCCCCAAGCTCTACTCGCCGGAGACCATCCAGCAGTACCGCGGACGCTCGCTGGGGACGCTCCCGCCGCACGTCTACGCCATCG CCGACAAGGCCTACAGGGACATGAGGGTTCTGAAGATGAGTCAGTCCATCATCGTCTCGGGAGAGTCCGGCGCCGGCAAGACGGAGAACACCAAGTTTGTGCTGAG GTACCTGACCTCGTCGTACGGGACGGGCCAGGACATCGACGAGAGGATCGTGGAGG CAAACCCCCTGTTGGAGGCCTTCGGCAACGCCAAGACCGTgcgcaacaacaacagcagccgCTTTGGCAAGTTTGTGGAGATACACTTCAATGAAAAG AACGCGGTGGTGGGCGGCTTCGTGTCGCACTACCTTCTGGAGAAGTCTCGCATCTGCCGCCAGAGCACCGAGGAGAGGAACTACCACATCTTCTACCGCCTGTGCGCCGGAGCGCCCGATGACATCCGGCTCAAGTTTCACCTCAGCTCGCCAGATACGTTCAGG TACCTGAACAGAGGGTGCACTCGCTTCTTTGCATCCAAGGAGACGGACAAGCAGATCCCGGACAACCGCAAAAGTTCAGAG CACGTGAAGGCGGGCCCGCTGAAGGATCCCCTGCTGGACGACCACGGCGACTTCCAGCGCATGCTGGTGGCCATGAAGAAGATCGGCCTGGATGACGTGGAGAAGTTGGACTTGTTCCGCGTGGTGGCCGGCGTGCTGCACCTAGGCAACGTTGACTTTGAGGAGGCGGGAAACACCTCGG GCGGCTGCAGCATCAAGAAGCAGTCGGACCCACCGCTGCAACACTGCGCCGAGCTGCTGGGTCTGGACCAGCTGGAGCTGCGAGGAAGCCTCACCTCCAGGGTCATGCTCACCACAGCAGGGGGCGCCAAAGGAACCGTCATCAA GGTTCCTCTGAAAGTGGAGCAGGCCAACAACGCTCGCGACGCCTTGGCCAAGGCCGTGTACAGCCGGCTCTTTGACCACGTGGTCACCAGGGTCAACCGCTGCTTCCCCTTCCAGTCGTCGGCCAACTTCATCGGCGTCTTGGACATCGCCGGCTTCG AGTACTTTGAGCACAACAGCTTTGAGCAGTTCTGCATCAACTACTGCAACGAGAAGCTGCAGCAGTTCTTCAACGAGCGCATTCTAAAAGAG GAGCAAGAGCTGTACCAGAGGGAGGGGCTGGGAGTCAACGAGGTTCACTACGTGGACAACCAGGACTGCATCG ACCTGGTGGAGGCCAAGATGCTGGGAATCCTGGATATCCTGGATGAGGAAAACCGACTCCCGCAGCCCAGCGACCAGCACTTTGCCGACACGGTGCACAACAAGCACAAGAACCACTTCCGCTTGACC GTACCGCGAAAGTCGAAGCTGGCCGTCCACAGGAACGTGAGGGACGACGAAGGCTTCATCATCAGACACTTTGCAGGAGCCGTCTGCTACGAGACG AACAAGTTTGTGGAGAAGAACAACGATGCTCTGCACACGTCGCTGGAATGTCTGCTGAGCGAGTCCAGCGACCGATTCATCCGAGAACTCTTTGACAATGCCAACGACGCCAAGCAGAGGGCCGGCAAACTGGGATTCATCAGCGTGGGCAACAAGTTCAAG ACTCAGCTGAACATTCTTCTGGACAAGCTGCGCAGTACG GGCTCCAGTTTCATCCGCTGCATCAAACCCAACTTGAAGATGATCAGTCACCAGTTTGAAGGCGCGCAGATCCTCTCCCAGCTGCAGTGCTCGG GTATGGTGTCCGTGCTGGACCTGATGCAGGGCGGCTTCCCCTCCAGGGCTCCTTTCCACGAACTCTACAACATGTACAAGAAGTACATGCCCCCCAAGCTGACCCGCCTGGACCCGCGCCTCTTCTGCAAG GCCTTGTTCAAAGCTTTGGGACTGAACGAGAAGGACTACAAGTTCGGCCTGACTCGAGTGTTCTTCCGACCCGGGAAG TTTGCCGAGTTTGACCAGATCATGAAGTCGGACCCGGATCACCTGGCGGAGTTGGTGCGGCGTGTCAACACCTGGATCATCCACAGTCGCTGGAAGAAGGTTCAGTGGTGCGCGCTGTCCGTCATCAAGC TGAAGAATAAGCTGTTGTACCGGCGCCGCGCGTGCATCGTCATGCAAAAGACGGTGCGCATGTGGCTCTGCAAGAAGAAGCACAAACCTCG GATCGACGGCCTGGTTAAGGTGCGCCATCTGAGGAAGAGGATGGAGCGCTTCAACGAAGTGGTGGCCGGACTcaaggagggcaaggaagagATGAGCGCTCAGGTTGAGCGGCTGGACGCCGACATTTGCGCCCTCATGCTCAAGATCAAG GCCACAGAGATGCGGCGCGTGGACATCGAGCACGACTACCAGGCCCTGGTGGTGCGCTCGGAGCAGCTGCTCAGCGCCTTGCAGaacaagaagaaggaggaggaagagcggGAGCGTTTGCGCCGCATCCAGGAGGAGATGGAaagggagaggaagaggagagaggaggaagagcgcCGCCgccaggaggaggaagacgagagACGCGC CAAAGCCGAGATGGAGATGAAGAGGaagcaggaagaggaggagaggaagaggagagaggAGGAGCACAAGAGCCTGCAG TTGCAAATGGAGCAGCAGCTGGAGGCGGACCGCGAGGAGGAAATCTCGCGGCAGGCGGTTCTGGAGCAGGAGAGGCGAGACCGAGAGTTGGCGCTGAGGATCGCGCAGAGCGAAGCTGAGCTCATTCCGGACGACTCGCAGAACGACGCCGCCCTCCGCAG CACCGAGTCGTCGCATTCGTCGTCTCCCGAACGAGCAGC AGGTCCTCAGGTTCAGGCCAGCAAAGCAGCCGGCGCCGCCAACGGCAAATATCAACTCAGCAAGTGGAAGTATGCCGAGCTCAGGGACGCCATCAACACATCCTGCG ACATCGAGCTGCTGGCGGCGTGCCGCGAGGAATTCCACCGCCGGCTGAAGGTCTAccacgcctggaagtccaaGAACAAAAAGAGGAACGCCGACACGGAGCAGCGGGCGCCCAAATCTGTCACCGACTACG GTGGCGCGCTGTCTGTGATAAAAGGTCGGAAGT CCCAGCGGAACCCGGCCCCCTCTGTACCAGCCCGCCAGTATGAGGTGTCTCCGGACCGGCAGCAGCGTTTCTTCCGCATTCCGTTCATCCGGCCGGGCGACCAGTACAAAGACCCGCAGGGCAAGAAGAAGGGCTGGTGGTACGCCCATTTTGACGGGCCCTGGATCGCCCGGCAGATGGAGCTGCACCCCGACAAGCACCCCATCCTGCTGGTGGCcg GCAAAGACGACATGGAGATGTGCGAGCTGAGTCTGGACGAGACGGGGCTGTCCCGCAAAAGGGGTGCCGAGATCCTGCCCCGCCAGTTTGAGGAGATCTGGGAGCGCTGCGGCGGCGTCCAGTACCTGCGCAGCGCCATCCAGAATCGGCAGGCACGGCCCACCTACGCCACGGCCATGCTGCAGGCCACTTTCAAGTGA